DNA sequence from the Deinococcus aerius genome:
CTCCACTTCGTCCTGCACCTTCACCACCCCGCGCTCCACACGCCCCGTCGCCACGGTGCCGCGGCCCGTGATGGTGAACACGTCCTCGACCGGCATCAGGAAGGCCTTGTCGGTGTCCCGCTCGGGGGTGGGGATGTACGAGTCGATGGCGTCCAGCAGTTCCCAGATCTTGTCCACCCACGGGTTCTCGCCGCGGTTGGTCTTGGGGTTGGCCTGCAGCGCTTCCAGCGCCTGCAGGGCGCTGCCCTTGATCACCGGCAGGTCATCCCCGGGGAACTCGTACTTGCTCAGAAGCTCGCGCACTTCCATCTCCACCAGCTCCAGCAGCTCCTCGTCGTCGACCATGTCCACCTTGTTCATGAACACGACGATGTAGGGCACGCCCACCTGGCGCGCCAGCAGGATGTGCTCGCGGGTCTGGGGCATCGGGCCGTCCGCGCTGGACACGACCAGGATGGCGCCGTCCATCTGCGCCGCACCGGTGATCATGTTCTTGACGTAGTCGGCGTGACCGGGGCAGTCGACGTGGCTGTAGTGGCGGGCGGGGGTGTTGTACTCGACGTGCGCGGTGTTGATGGTGATGCCGCGGGCCTTTTCCTCGGGCGCCTTGTCGATCTGGTCGTAGGCCAGCTTCTCGACGCTGGGGTCCATCGCCGCCGCCGTAAAGGTGATGGCCGCGGTCAGCGTGGTCTTGCCGTGGTCCACGTGCCCGATCGTCCCCACGTTCACGTGCGGCTTCGTCCTCTCAAACGTTCCTTTTGCCATGTTTATTCCTCC
Encoded proteins:
- the tuf gene encoding elongation factor Tu is translated as MAKGTFERTKPHVNVGTIGHVDHGKTTLTAAITFTAAAMDPSVEKLAYDQIDKAPEEKARGITINTAHVEYNTPARHYSHVDCPGHADYVKNMITGAAQMDGAILVVSSADGPMPQTREHILLARQVGVPYIVVFMNKVDMVDDEELLELVEMEVRELLSKYEFPGDDLPVIKGSALQALEALQANPKTNRGENPWVDKIWELLDAIDSYIPTPERDTDKAFLMPVEDVFTITGRGTVATGRVERGVVKVQDEVEIVGLRDTKKTTVTGVEMHRKLLDQGMAGDNVGVLLRGVARDDVERGQVLAKPGSIKPHTKFEASVYVLSKDEGGRHSAFFGGYRPQFYFRTTDVTGVVELAEGVEMVMPGDNVTFTVELIKPIAMEEGLRFAIREGGRTVGAGVVTKVLE